The following nucleotide sequence is from Gordonia jinghuaiqii.
GTCGGAATCCGACCTCGGCTCGCGCTACGCCGACCAGGCACTCGGACGCGACCACACCTCCGACGTGATCCTCATGGTCACCCCGCCCGAGGGGACACGCGTCGACGACAAGGCCTTCGGCGCGAAGGTGGAGACGTTCGTCGAGGATCTGATCGCGACGCACCCCGACATCGTCGGACGCGCCGATCCGGGCCTCTATGACCCGTTCCTCGACCAGCCTGCGCAGAGCGCACTGCAGGAGCGGCTGTTCACCGAGGACGGCAGACACGCCTTCATCAGCATCGGCGTCGCCGGTGACGACGACACGACGGTGCTCAACAACTACAAGATCATCGAGCCGTTCTTCGACGACATCGGCGAACGCTTCGACCTGCCCGACACCACCTTCGAGCTCGCCGGCCTGCAACCGGTCTCGGGGTCGATGGCCGAGGGCATGGACAAGGACATCCACCGAGCCGAGGTGATCGCCCTCCCGATCGTGGCGATCATGCTGTTCTTCGTGTTCGGCGGCGTCGTCGCGGCCTGTCTGCCGGTGTTGATCGGCGGTCTGACCATCGCCGGTTCGCTGGGCATCATGAAGATCCTGGCGCTCACCACCGAGCTGAACATCTTCGCCCAGTCGGTGGTGACGCTGATCGGTCTCGGCATCGCGATCGACTACGGCCTGTTCATCGTGTCGCGGTTCCGCGAGGAACTCGGCGAGGGATATTCGACGAAGGCCGCGGTCCGAAGAACGGTGATGACCGCCGGTCAGACGGTGGTCTTCTCCGCGACGATCATCGTCGCTGCCCTCGCCTGCCTGCTGATCATGCCGCAGGGCTTCCTCAAGTCGGTCGCCTACGGCGCCATCGCGTCGGTGTCACTCGCGGCGATCCTGTCGATCACGGTCCTGCCGGCGATCCTCGGCATCCTCGGCCCGCGCGTCAACCTGCTGTCGATCAGCACCCTGATGAAGTACACCGTGATCCCGCTGGTCCGGCGCTTCTCCACCGAGGAGCGGGCGATGGCCATCGAGGACCGCTTCTCGGGGCGGATGAAGACCAGCCAGGAAGTCGAGAACGGCTTCTGGGGCCGGCTCGCGACGTGGGTGATGAAGCACCCGGTCAAGACCGCGGTTCCCACCGTGCTGTTGCTGCTCGCACTGATCATCCCGTTCGGCAGCATCCAGTTCGGCGGCATCAGCGAGAAGTTCCTGCCGCCGGACAATCCGAACCGCGTCGCCCAGGAGAAGTTCGACGAGTACTTCCCCAGTGAACGCACCGAGGCGGTCAAACTCGTCATCGTCTACGACGAGTCGAGCCAAGAGGACCAGAACAAGCTCGACGCCATCGCCAAGCGCGCCGACGAGATCCCCGGCTTCACCAACAAGTTCAGCGACCCCGACAAGTCGGACTTCGGCTCCTACGACCCGGAGAGATATCCCAATGTGGGCGTCTACCAGGTGTCGGCCGGCCTGAAGGACCGCAACACCGCCGCCAAGGCGATCGAACAGTTGCGGGCGATCGACACCGAGGGCCTCACCATGTATGTGGCGGGTACCCCGGCGCTCACCCAGGACTCGATCGACGCCTTGATGGACCGGCTCCCGCTGATGGCGGTGATGCTGGTCCTCATCACCGGCGTGTTGATGTTCCTGCAGTTCGGTTCGATCGTCCTGCCGATCAAGGCCGCGCTGATGACGGCCCTGGGCCTCGGCGCCACACTGGGCATCCTGACGTGGATCTTCGTCGACGGCCACGGTGCCGAGATCGCGAACTTCACCCCCGGCCCGCTGTTCGCGGCGATCCTGGTGCTCATCATCGCCATCGTGTTCGGCCTGTCCACCGACTATGAGGTGTTCCTGCTCTCCCGGATGGTCGAGGCCAGACAGAAGGGCGCGAGTACCACCGAGGCGATACGTAGCGGTACCGCGCACACCGGCGGGATCATCACCGCCGCAGCCGCCATCCTCGTCGTGGTGACCGGCGCGTTCAGTCTGTCCGAGATCGTGATGATGAAGTACATCGCGTACGGCATGATCGCGGCACTGATCCTCGACGCCACGGTCATCCGCATGCTGCTTGTGCCGTCGGTGATGAAGCTGCTCGGCGACGACTGCTGGTGGGCGCCGCGCTGGATGCGCGTGGTGCAGCGCAAGATCGGGCTGGGCGAGGCCGTCCTCGACGACGAGCCCGACGAGCAGCGCGACTCCGGCGTCGGCCGGCCGATGAGCGCGGGCACCCTGGTCGCCGAGGCACCCACCTCGGTGATGGTGGCGGCGCGGCCTCGTCAGATGCCCGCGGGCGCCACGCCCGCCCGGCGACGCCCGCCCGTGACCGACACCCGCCAGCCCGGGGCGCAGCCCCAGCGGCCCGGCGGTCCCGTCACCCAGCAGCCGGCACCCGCGCAGCCGGTTCCTCCACAGTCGACACCTCCGCAGCAGCGTCCGCACCAGCCCGCGCCGGGTCGTGGAAATACGCCGGTGGGCAACAGGCCGCAGGGTCCGACACCGCCTCGCCCCGCTCGGGTCGGTCCGGCCCCGTCGTCGGGCACCCCGGTTCCCGAGCCCACGGCCGACCGTCGACCCGTGGCACCGTACCGGCGCCCGGGACTGCCCAAGAGCGACCGCCCGGACACCGGCGGCTGGAGTCTCGGCGAAGGCGGCATCCGACTCGGTGACGAGACGTCACGTCCGTCCGCCGGTGATCGCCCGACGCCCCCCGCGACCGATACCGCGCCGGGCCGACCGGCGTCGAGCCCCACCCCTCCGAGGGCGAATCCCGATGCCGGACAACCGTCCCCGCTCGGACGCCGCCCGGCGCTGGATCAAACCGGACGCCGACCGCTCGCCGCGTCGGTGAGTCCGGAGAGCACGACCCCGTCGTTCTCGCGTGGTCGTCGTACGACGGGGCCGTCGCCGATGGAACGTGGACTCAGCTCGAACGCCACACCCGCGGCTCCGTCCCACTCCGACGACACCGGTTCGTCAGAGGAGTCGGGCACGCGCAAGCGGCCGCGTACCGATCGCCACGCCCGTGACGACTCAGGCGACGACGGGCAGATCAGCGTCCAGGAACTGCTCAAGCGGAGCCGTTCGCAGAAGTGAACGTCTTCGCCGGTTGACCCGGCCCCGGCCTCGTGGACCGAGGGGCGCCACACAGAGCCGCTCGATCCATAAGACCGGGACCGGGGATTCATCGGCGATCGAGATGAATCGGGGATGGGCCAGGACAGGGCATTGCCCTGATGTGACCGCTGCCGCACTCCGCGCAGGATGTCACCCAGCACACTGACGCTGGAGGGCAGCCGAATGAACTCATCCACCACCTGGACATCGCCAGAGCACCGCCGAAGCGTGCTCTGGATCGTCACGCTCGCCGCCATCGCGATCGTGTTCGACGGCTACGACCTGGTCGTCTACGGCACCGTCCTGCCGACTCTGCTCGACGACCCGACGCAACTCGGTCAACTCACCCCGGCCACCGCCGGTGTACTCGGCTCCTACGCCCTCATCGGCGTGATGGTCGGCGCGCTGACCGCCGGAGCCCTGGGCGACCGGGTGGGCCGCCGCCGGATGATGCTGGCGAACATCGCCTGGTTCTCGATCGGCATGGGCGCCACCGCGCTGGCCCACGATCTCACCACGTTCGGCATCCTGCGCTTCGTCACCGGTATCGGTGTCGGCGGTCTCGTCGCCACCGCGGGCGCGATGGTCGCCGAGTTCGCTCCCCCGGCCAGGCGGAATCTGTTCAACGCGATCGTCTACAGCGGCGTTCCGGCCGGCGGCGTTCTCGCCTCGACCCTGGCGATCCTCCTCGCCGATCACATCGGCTGGCGCGGGCTCTTCTGGATCGGCGCGCTGCCGCTGGTCACCCTCTTGCCGCTGGCCCTGCTCAAGATGCCCGAGTCCCCGCAGTGGCTGGTCACCCGGGACCGCTTCGAGGAGGCCCGTGAGATCTCCACGCGCACCGGCATTCCCGCGGACCTGCGCCGACGGCACCTCACCGGGTCGGCCGACACCGCCGAGAAGGTCGGTTTCGCGGTTCTGGCCTCGCGTCGCTTCGCGGTCCCGACCATGCTCCTGGGCATGATGAGTTTTGTGGGCCTGCTGCTGACCTACGGCCTCAACACGTGGCTGCCCCAGATCATGGAGACGAACGGCTTCGACGCCAAGGGCTCGTTGTCGTTCCTGCTGGTGCTCAACGGCGGCGCCATCGTCGGCGGCCTGATCGCCGCCCGTTTCGCCGATCGCCGGGGCCCGCAACAGGTCGTCGCGACGTCGTTCTGCCTGGCGACCTTCGCACTCGTGGGCCTGACGTTCGGGCTGCCACTACCACTGCTCCTCGCTGCGGTGGCGGTCGCCGGTACCGGCACCATCGGCACCCAGGTCCTGATCTACGGATTCGTGTCGAACTTCTACCCGACGCGGGCCCGTGCCGCGGGTGTGGCGTGGTGTGCCGGCTTCGGCCGTCTCGGCGGGATCGTCGGCCCGGTCATCGGCGGCCTGCTGATCGGTGCGGGAATCTCTTCGGCGACCGCGTTCTACCTCTTCGCCGGAATCGCGCTCGCCGGTGCGGCGGCCACGTTGGCGGTGGTGTCGCCGAAGTCGACACCGACGTCGACATCGGCCACCGAACCGACGCCGGGGCGGACACCACCCGCAGGCCTCGCAGTCACCGAATGATGTTCGAGCCCAGCGATTCCCATCTCTGACACAGCCGACCACGCGGCCTGGAGCAGGACTCAGTCCTCCTCCAGGCCGTGTTCGATCACATACCGGGTCAACTCCACGCGATTGCCGAGCTGCAGTTTGCGGAGCGTGGCCTGGACGTGGTTCTCGACGGTACGGTGACTCAGGTCGAGGCGTCGCGCGATCTGCTTGGCGCTCAGGCCCTTCGCGACCAGACGCAAGACCTCGGTCTCCCGCTCGGTGAGCACGGGGATCTCAGGCGTGGAATCGGGTTGCAGCGACATCCGCCGGTACTCCCCGAGCACGAGGCCGGCGAGGCCGGGCGTGAACACCGCCTGCCCCTGCGCGGTTGCGCGCACCGCCGAGACGAGCTCCTCCCGCGAGGAGGACTTCACGAGATACCCACTGGCGCCGGCCTTCACGGCTTCGAGGACATCGTCGCGCTCCCCCGAGGCGGACAACACCAGGATGCGGGTACGCGGCGACACCTCGAGGACTGCGGCGGTCGCCTCGGTTCCGGTGCCATCGGGCAGTTGCATGTCCATCAGGACCACGTCGGGGGTGACCGCCGCAGCACGCCGGCCCGCACTGCCCACGCCGTCGGCGGTCGCGACAACGTCGAAACCCTCGTCCGTGAGATCCCTCGCGACCGCCTCGCGCCAGATCGGGTGGTCGTCGACCACCATGATCCGCAGACGCGGCTCACCCCGGTCTGCTGCGGCATCGTCCTGTGCGGCACCGTTGTGTGCGGTGCCATGTGTTGCGGCCACGTCGGGCTCCCTCAGCTCTCGTTCCTCGGGACGGTGAACTCCCACTCGGTGCCGCCGCCGGGCTCGGTGTCGAGCACCGCGGTCCCGCCCAGCGATTCGATCCGTCCCACAATGGATTTCGACACCCCGAGCCGACCCTGCGACTCGGCCTGCACCAGCCGGCCGTCTACGATGCCGACTCCGTCGTCGCGCACACTCACCACGACGGCGTCCCCCAGATCTTCCACCAGGACATAGGTCCGCGCACCGGGACCCGCATGATGACGCACGTTGTCGAGTGCGTTGCCGACCGCCGCGCGGATCTCCGAGCCCACCCGGGCGGCGACGGTCACCGGGGCCGCGGGCGCACTCACCGACACCTCGCCGTCGGCGAACTCGCGCAGCGACGCGGCGAGATCGACCGTGGCGGGCGCCGAACCGCTCCCGACACCGATCTCCTCGTCGGCGTCGGAGATGAGCCGGCGCAGAGCGCGCTCCTGTTCGGCGGCGAGTGCGGCCAGTTCGGCTGTGGAACCGCCGATCTCCCGACCGCGCCGGGCAATCAGGGCCAGCACCTGCAACACCCCGTCGTGAACCTCACGCGACAACCGTTCGCGCTCCTCGGCCGCCGCGGCGATGCGCGCGGCCTGCGAGATCTTCTCGTGTGCCCGGCGCGCGATCGCGGCGGCCAGACCGACCGCCATCCCGGCCGCGATGATCACGATGATCGTCGCGTTGCGCCCGAAGTCGAGGTCGAATGCGCCCTTCACGAAGGTGCTCGTCCCGCCGACGATCAGGCCTGCCACGATCCCACCGACCGGTCCCGCGAGAATCGCGACCGAGATGACGGCGTTGGTGGCCCAGAGCGTGGTGGGCCACGTCTGGTTGTGCCAGGCCCACTCCGCCCCGGCGACATAGGAAGTCGAGAGCATGAGGCCGCACACCACGACGACCTCGATGCTCACCCAGTACCTGTTACGGGCGAACCCCACGAAGTACCCGATTCCGCACACCAGCGTCCACGCCGACAGCGCCCCGAAGAGCAGCCAGGCCACAGCGCCGCGGTCGAGGTCGGGGTTGATCGCGATCTGGAACCCGAGGGCGTAGAGGAACGACAGGAGTCGGAAGATCTGCGCGGCACGCCACAGGGGCCCGACGGGGTCGTCGTCGATGAGTTCGTCGCCCATGGCCGAGGACGGCCGGTCCTTGCCGCCCGCCTGCCGTGCTCGCGTAAGTGATCGCGAAAGCTCCGGTCCGGTCACGTTCCGCCGCCGATGTCCCGCTGTTCCGCGTCCCCCGGCGCCGTGTCCCCGTCCACCGACCGTTCGACGACGGCTTCGGCTGCGGCGTCGGGGTCGCGGGTGTCCCAGGTCGGCGGGGCCGGCTCTGCGACCGAGCCCCCGACCGCTGATCGGTCGTTCCGGTCCTCGCCCTCGGCGCCGGGGCCACGGCTGTCGTCACCCTCCCCGTCGCGGCCCTCCCCGTCGTGTCGCTCACCGTCGCGACTGTTGAGCTGTCGGATCGCGGTGTTGAGGAAGGCGATGAGGGGGACGGCCAGCAGTCCGCCGATGATGCCCGCCGACACGAGGCCCGCGGCGATGCCGAGCACCACCGCGACCGGATGCAACCGAACCGAACGACCGAGCAGGAATGGTTGCAGCACATGGCTTTCCAGCTGCATGACACCGACCACGATCGCCAGTGCCACGACTGCTGCGATCCAGCCCTGGGTGACGAGTGCGACGAGCACCGCCAGCGAACCGGTCAGCAGGGCACCGACGATCGGGATGAACGCACCGAGGAAGACCAGAGACGCCAGTGGAAGCGCGAGCGGCACCTGCAGGATCGCCAGCCCGATGCCGATGCCGCAGGCGTCGACGAAGGCCACCACGACGGTGGCGCGCACGTAGCCGACGAGGGTGCCGAAACCGGCGATCCCGGCCCGCCACACCTTCTCGCGGCTGCTCTCGGGCACGACGTTGACCGAGAATCGCCAGATCTGGCCGCCGCCGTAGAGGAAGAAGATCAACAGGAAGATCATCAGGAGAGCGCCGGTGACGATCTCACTCGCGGTGGTCGCGGTGGCGAGGGCGCCGCTGGTCACCCGCTCCTGGTTGCGCTGCAAGAAGTCCAGCGAATCGGTGCCGAGGTTGCGCACCTGATCGGGGTCGAGACCGAGCGGGCCGTCGACGAGCCAGTCCCGGCCCCGTTCGATGGTCACCCGAACCTTGTCTGCGAGTTCGGGGACACCACGGATGAATTCGCGGACCACGAACGTCATGACGCCCGCGAGAAGCCCGACCGCCAGGACGATGCTGATGATGACCGCCAACGCGCGGGGCACGCCGCGGCGGTCCATCACGTCGACCGCCGGCACCAGCATGGCCGCGATCAGAGTCGCCAGCGCCACCGGCACGAGGACTTCCTCGAACTCGACGAACACGCGGGTGGCGACGTAGGCGACGGCGGCGATGAGCAGCAGACGCCAGCTCCATTCGGCCGCGGCACGCACCTGCGGGTGGACTTTGGCCCGGTCGATGGACGCGAGGTCTGGGGCTTGGCGCGGCCCGTCGCCCCTCTCGGCTTCGCTCACGTCAGCAACACTAGACTCAGCCGCCGCGGACCGGGCCCGTCCCGGACGGGGGTGGTCATGAGCAAGGCTGCCCTGCCTTAGGGTGGCACCTATGTCGTCAGAGGGTGTTGACTCGCCGGGGGGCGCGACAGCCCAGCCGGCCATGCGCCCTCGCTTCTGGTGGGTGCGCTGGGTACTCATCGCCGTCGTGCTGACCATCCTGACCGTCGAGGTCGTGCTGATCTGGCCCGAATTGAAGGGCGCCTGGCTCCGGATCGGCGACATCCAGTGGGGTTGGGTCGCCGCCTGCCTGGTCGCCGCCATGTTGTCGATGGACAGTTTCGCCCAGGTCCAGCGCGCTCTTCTGCGCTCGGCGGGTGTTCGGGTCACGCAGTGGAAGTCGCTGTCGGTCATCCTCGCCGCCAACTCGTTGAGTCAGACCATGCCCGGCGGCCAGGTGCTGGCGCCCGCGTTCACCTACCGCGAGACACGCAAGTGGGGTGCGACCCCGGTCGTCGCGTCGTGGCAGGTGGTGATGTCCGGCCTGCTCGCCGGCGTCGGGCTCGCGGTGCTCGGTTTCGGAGGCGCGCTGCTGGCCGGCGCGAAGACCAGCCCGTTCTCGGTCGTGTTCTCGGTGGCCGGATTCCTCGCCGTCGCGGTGGTCCTGCAGTACCTGGCGAGCCACCCCGAGTCGCTGAAGAGCACGGGTATTCGCGTTCTCGGCTGGAGCAACCAGCTCCGCAACAAGCCCGACCAGCACGGCGCCACGCGTCTCCTCGAGACCCTCGAACAGCTCCGTGCGGTGCAGCTGACCAAGCGCGACACCTCGGTGGCCTTCGGATGGAGCCTGTTCAACTGGGTCGCCGACGTCGCGTGCCTGATGTTCGCGTGCTGGGCGGTCGATGCCCATCCGAGCATCTCCGGGCTGATGGTCGCCTACGCGGCGGGTAAGGCCGTCGGGTCGGCGATCCCGTTGCTCCCCGGCGGCATCGGCGTCGTCGACGCGGTCCTCGTGCCCGCGCTCACCAGTGCCGGCATGCCCGCGGCCGACGCGATCACCGCCGTCCTCATCTACCGGTTCATCAGCTATGTGATCGTCTCGGCGATCGGGTGGGTGGTCATCGCCATCATGTTCCGGTCGACGTTCAAGCGCGACGAGACCTTCGTCGACGAGATCGAACGCGACACCGAACAGTCACCGGTGGGAGCCGACGGCGGTCCGAACGGCCCGGGGCCGGCACCCCCGCCCGCGGAGTCCGCCGCCGCCGAGCACCCGACCGAGGCCGCCCTTCCGCCCGCCTCGCCGCTCGACAGCTCCCCACTCGACGAGCTGCGCCGGAATCCGCCGGTGGGGGGATCGACACGGAGGACCGACACCGATCCTCCGTCGGACCCGGTACGGTAGTCCACCATGCTCAGCTCGAAGATGTCCCGGGGCCCCGACACGGCCGACGCCGGGACCTCTCCCGCGAAGGGGAGAGCCACGGGGCCGGTCGCTGCCCTGTTCGACGCGGTGGCGATCACGGTGTTCGTGCTCATCGGCCGGGCCAGCCATGAGGAGGGCTACGCCCCGGCCTCGGTGCTCCACACCTTGTGGCCGTTCCTCATCGGGTGTGCGGCGGGCTGGTCGATCACCTACGTGTACGCGCACGTCCGCTCGAGCGACTTCTTCGGCCACGACTTCCGGCCCGACCGCGTGGTGCCGGTGGGGATCGTCGTGTGGTTCTGCACGGTGACCGTGGCGATGATCCTGCGCTTCATCCTCGCCCAGGGCGTGGCGGTCAGCTTCATCATCGTCGCGACGCTGGTCCTCGCGCTCTTCCTGCTGGGTTGGCGCGCGGTGTTCGCCGTGCTGGGGCGCCGCGCCGCGGCGTGACGCCCCACGATTCGGCTACTTGATGGTGAAGTACTTCTGGGCCACCTGCAGCGCCGCGGTCCCCGACTTGGGTCCCTCGGTGTAGATCACGACGACCTGTCCGCCCTGCAGGCCGACGAACCAGCCCGGCCCCTCGGGTCCGTTCGTCCCGACCAGAGCCCGCAGTCCGGGTGCGCGGGTGAGATCGCTCGCGTCGCCGGTGGCGGCGGTTGCGGTCATCGCCTGCTGGACCGGCCCGACGAGCGCCGGGTCGAGACCACCGAGATCACCGCCGACGACCTTGGTCGGCACACCCTTGAGCACGAACGGCGGAACCGACGTCGGCTGTCCGGACGCACTGCGTGCCATCGCCACGCCGAACGCGGCCATGTTCGCCATCGACATCTGGCCCTGGCCCGGGCGGAAGTCGATGGTCGCGATTCCGGGACGGCCGGGGGTGGGGACGCTCGCGCCGGGCACGGTGAACTGCACGCCGAGGCCCAGTCGGTCGAGTAGTTCATCGCCGCGTGCGGGTTGCTGCCCTGCCACCCGCCCGACCGCGTCGAAGACCGGGTTGAGCGTCGAACCGACCGGATAGGGCTGGTCGATGTCGATGCCGCGCTCGACGGCGTAGGTGTTCTGCGCCATGCCGAGGATGGCGCCGCTCTGCGCGTCGAGGGTGAGGATCGTCGCCGGTTGTCCGACCTCGACCGCCGCGTCGCCCAGTGTCAGCTGAACGTTCTGGTCGACGGTGGTGTGCACGTCGGGTC
It contains:
- a CDS encoding AI-2E family transporter, which codes for MSEAERGDGPRQAPDLASIDRAKVHPQVRAAAEWSWRLLLIAAVAYVATRVFVEFEEVLVPVALATLIAAMLVPAVDVMDRRGVPRALAVIISIVLAVGLLAGVMTFVVREFIRGVPELADKVRVTIERGRDWLVDGPLGLDPDQVRNLGTDSLDFLQRNQERVTSGALATATTASEIVTGALLMIFLLIFFLYGGGQIWRFSVNVVPESSREKVWRAGIAGFGTLVGYVRATVVVAFVDACGIGIGLAILQVPLALPLASLVFLGAFIPIVGALLTGSLAVLVALVTQGWIAAVVALAIVVGVMQLESHVLQPFLLGRSVRLHPVAVVLGIAAGLVSAGIIGGLLAVPLIAFLNTAIRQLNSRDGERHDGEGRDGEGDDSRGPGAEGEDRNDRSAVGGSVAEPAPPTWDTRDPDAAAEAVVERSVDGDTAPGDAEQRDIGGGT
- a CDS encoding response regulator is translated as MVVDDHPIWREAVARDLTDEGFDVVATADGVGSAGRRAAAVTPDVVLMDMQLPDGTGTEATAAVLEVSPRTRILVLSASGERDDVLEAVKAGASGYLVKSSSREELVSAVRATAQGQAVFTPGLAGLVLGEYRRMSLQPDSTPEIPVLTERETEVLRLVAKGLSAKQIARRLDLSHRTVENHVQATLRKLQLGNRVELTRYVIEHGLEED
- a CDS encoding MMPL family transporter; protein product: MFRFIGTFVYRMRFLVIAVMIAMMAGLGLYGLDLGKHLSQSGWFDPTSESDLGSRYADQALGRDHTSDVILMVTPPEGTRVDDKAFGAKVETFVEDLIATHPDIVGRADPGLYDPFLDQPAQSALQERLFTEDGRHAFISIGVAGDDDTTVLNNYKIIEPFFDDIGERFDLPDTTFELAGLQPVSGSMAEGMDKDIHRAEVIALPIVAIMLFFVFGGVVAACLPVLIGGLTIAGSLGIMKILALTTELNIFAQSVVTLIGLGIAIDYGLFIVSRFREELGEGYSTKAAVRRTVMTAGQTVVFSATIIVAALACLLIMPQGFLKSVAYGAIASVSLAAILSITVLPAILGILGPRVNLLSISTLMKYTVIPLVRRFSTEERAMAIEDRFSGRMKTSQEVENGFWGRLATWVMKHPVKTAVPTVLLLLALIIPFGSIQFGGISEKFLPPDNPNRVAQEKFDEYFPSERTEAVKLVIVYDESSQEDQNKLDAIAKRADEIPGFTNKFSDPDKSDFGSYDPERYPNVGVYQVSAGLKDRNTAAKAIEQLRAIDTEGLTMYVAGTPALTQDSIDALMDRLPLMAVMLVLITGVLMFLQFGSIVLPIKAALMTALGLGATLGILTWIFVDGHGAEIANFTPGPLFAAILVLIIAIVFGLSTDYEVFLLSRMVEARQKGASTTEAIRSGTAHTGGIITAAAAILVVVTGAFSLSEIVMMKYIAYGMIAALILDATVIRMLLVPSVMKLLGDDCWWAPRWMRVVQRKIGLGEAVLDDEPDEQRDSGVGRPMSAGTLVAEAPTSVMVAARPRQMPAGATPARRRPPVTDTRQPGAQPQRPGGPVTQQPAPAQPVPPQSTPPQQRPHQPAPGRGNTPVGNRPQGPTPPRPARVGPAPSSGTPVPEPTADRRPVAPYRRPGLPKSDRPDTGGWSLGEGGIRLGDETSRPSAGDRPTPPATDTAPGRPASSPTPPRANPDAGQPSPLGRRPALDQTGRRPLAASVSPESTTPSFSRGRRTTGPSPMERGLSSNATPAAPSHSDDTGSSEESGTRKRPRTDRHARDDSGDDGQISVQELLKRSRSQK
- a CDS encoding MFS transporter produces the protein MNSSTTWTSPEHRRSVLWIVTLAAIAIVFDGYDLVVYGTVLPTLLDDPTQLGQLTPATAGVLGSYALIGVMVGALTAGALGDRVGRRRMMLANIAWFSIGMGATALAHDLTTFGILRFVTGIGVGGLVATAGAMVAEFAPPARRNLFNAIVYSGVPAGGVLASTLAILLADHIGWRGLFWIGALPLVTLLPLALLKMPESPQWLVTRDRFEEAREISTRTGIPADLRRRHLTGSADTAEKVGFAVLASRRFAVPTMLLGMMSFVGLLLTYGLNTWLPQIMETNGFDAKGSLSFLLVLNGGAIVGGLIAARFADRRGPQQVVATSFCLATFALVGLTFGLPLPLLLAAVAVAGTGTIGTQVLIYGFVSNFYPTRARAAGVAWCAGFGRLGGIVGPVIGGLLIGAGISSATAFYLFAGIALAGAAATLAVVSPKSTPTSTSATEPTPGRTPPAGLAVTE
- a CDS encoding DUF3054 domain-containing protein; protein product: MLSSKMSRGPDTADAGTSPAKGRATGPVAALFDAVAITVFVLIGRASHEEGYAPASVLHTLWPFLIGCAAGWSITYVYAHVRSSDFFGHDFRPDRVVPVGIVVWFCTVTVAMILRFILAQGVAVSFIIVATLVLALFLLGWRAVFAVLGRRAAA
- a CDS encoding lysylphosphatidylglycerol synthase transmembrane domain-containing protein; the encoded protein is MRPRFWWVRWVLIAVVLTILTVEVVLIWPELKGAWLRIGDIQWGWVAACLVAAMLSMDSFAQVQRALLRSAGVRVTQWKSLSVILAANSLSQTMPGGQVLAPAFTYRETRKWGATPVVASWQVVMSGLLAGVGLAVLGFGGALLAGAKTSPFSVVFSVAGFLAVAVVLQYLASHPESLKSTGIRVLGWSNQLRNKPDQHGATRLLETLEQLRAVQLTKRDTSVAFGWSLFNWVADVACLMFACWAVDAHPSISGLMVAYAAGKAVGSAIPLLPGGIGVVDAVLVPALTSAGMPAADAITAVLIYRFISYVIVSAIGWVVIAIMFRSTFKRDETFVDEIERDTEQSPVGADGGPNGPGPAPPPAESAAAEHPTEAALPPASPLDSSPLDELRRNPPVGGSTRRTDTDPPSDPVR
- the macS gene encoding MacS family sensor histidine kinase — encoded protein: MGDELIDDDPVGPLWRAAQIFRLLSFLYALGFQIAINPDLDRGAVAWLLFGALSAWTLVCGIGYFVGFARNRYWVSIEVVVVCGLMLSTSYVAGAEWAWHNQTWPTTLWATNAVISVAILAGPVGGIVAGLIVGGTSTFVKGAFDLDFGRNATIIVIIAAGMAVGLAAAIARRAHEKISQAARIAAAAEERERLSREVHDGVLQVLALIARRGREIGGSTAELAALAAEQERALRRLISDADEEIGVGSGSAPATVDLAASLREFADGEVSVSAPAAPVTVAARVGSEIRAAVGNALDNVRHHAGPGARTYVLVEDLGDAVVVSVRDDGVGIVDGRLVQAESQGRLGVSKSIVGRIESLGGTAVLDTEPGGGTEWEFTVPRNES